From the Leptospira biflexa serovar Patoc strain 'Patoc 1 (Paris)' genome, one window contains:
- the pth gene encoding aminoacyl-tRNA hydrolase, protein MKLIVGLGNPGDRYNNNRSNIGFKILDVIANNIGIEIKTKKKKSLIGRGDFEGDEVVLLKPQTFSELSGESVLYIASFLKIQVKDIVVIHEDLELELGQIVVTKGGENDSNPGVNSISVSLRSPNFIRIRIGVLNSSFNPKKREDFLREDFEPLENLSLIQIINDAEAAIRSISMGDIDEVIQKYHL, encoded by the coding sequence ATGAAGTTAATTGTAGGGCTAGGAAATCCTGGCGATAGATATAACAACAATCGATCTAACATTGGTTTTAAGATTCTCGATGTCATTGCCAATAACATTGGCATCGAAATCAAAACTAAAAAGAAAAAATCGCTCATCGGACGAGGTGACTTTGAAGGGGACGAAGTGGTTTTACTCAAACCACAAACCTTCAGCGAACTCTCTGGTGAGTCTGTCCTTTATATTGCCTCTTTTCTCAAAATCCAAGTCAAAGACATCGTCGTCATCCATGAAGATCTAGAACTGGAACTGGGCCAAATTGTTGTCACGAAAGGTGGAGAAAATGACTCAAATCCCGGGGTAAACTCGATTTCTGTCTCATTACGTTCTCCCAATTTCATCCGCATTCGGATCGGTGTTCTCAATTCAAGCTTCAATCCGAAAAAAAGAGAAGATTTTTTACGTGAAGATTTTGAGCCATTAGAGAACCTGAGTTTGATACAGATCATCAATGACGCCGAAGCGGCGATTCGTTCCATATCCATGGGGGATATTGACGAAGTGATTCAGAAATATCACCTTTGA
- a CDS encoding 50S ribosomal protein L25/general stress protein Ctc: protein MEKISIKAQPRTSTGKGPARRMRVEGLVPANIIGSGEAKSASVVEKEIQKLIDSGIRKATLIDLELDGKSEKVFVKEIQRFPHTGQIRHIDFYKVTPGKKIQTTVAIKTTGVAKGSKAGGQFEHLVHEIKVKSTPEDLTDVITVDVTGLDIGMMIKVSELPHPQSWEILVNGDPIVASCNKTKAILAAERAEKAEADAAKGKPAAKKGAKK from the coding sequence ATGGAAAAAATCAGTATCAAAGCACAACCAAGAACTTCAACAGGAAAAGGTCCTGCCAGAAGAATGCGTGTGGAAGGTTTAGTACCGGCTAACATCATCGGAAGCGGTGAGGCAAAATCGGCAAGTGTTGTCGAAAAAGAAATCCAAAAACTCATCGACTCCGGGATTCGTAAGGCAACTCTCATTGACCTTGAACTCGACGGAAAATCGGAAAAAGTTTTCGTAAAGGAAATCCAAAGATTCCCTCACACTGGCCAAATTCGTCATATTGACTTTTACAAAGTAACTCCTGGCAAAAAAATCCAAACCACTGTTGCCATTAAAACAACAGGTGTGGCAAAAGGATCCAAAGCCGGTGGTCAGTTCGAACACCTCGTTCACGAAATCAAGGTGAAGTCCACTCCAGAAGATTTGACTGATGTCATCACTGTAGATGTGACCGGACTTGACATCGGAATGATGATCAAAGTTTCTGAACTCCCACACCCACAATCTTGGGAAATTTTAGTGAATGGCGATCCAATTGTTGCTTCATGTAACAAAACGAAAGCGATCCTTGCTGCAGAACGTGCTGAAAAAGCAGAAGCTGATGCCGCAAAAGGGAAACCAGCTGCTAAAAAAGGCGCTAAGAAGTAA
- a CDS encoding ribose-phosphate pyrophosphokinase, translating into MNPSEVVVFSGNANRPLAEEICKNLKIPNGQISVKRFSDGESSVKIEENVRGRDVFVVQSISYPANDSLMELLLIIDAARRASARRITAVIPYYGYGRQDRKVEPRVPISARMVADLIETVGPDRVLTMDLHADQIQGFFRIPVDHLYFSPVLAEYINSLGMDDLVIVSPDSGGAERARNFGKKVNGSLAIIDKRRPKANESVVMHVIGDIKDKNCLLLDDMIDTGGTIAKAATALYENGAKSVLCCASHGVLSGEAPSKLNEAKFNPIVLSNSIVIPESKKINHLKTLSIAPLFAKAIERIHNEESISSLFS; encoded by the coding sequence ATGAATCCTAGCGAAGTTGTAGTATTTTCTGGAAATGCAAATAGACCTTTAGCAGAAGAAATCTGCAAAAACTTAAAGATTCCGAATGGCCAAATCTCTGTGAAGCGATTTTCAGATGGAGAAAGTTCTGTCAAAATCGAAGAGAATGTCCGTGGTCGCGATGTATTTGTTGTCCAATCCATAAGCTACCCTGCTAACGACAGTTTAATGGAACTTCTACTCATCATTGATGCAGCAAGAAGGGCCTCTGCTCGTCGCATTACTGCCGTTATCCCATATTATGGGTATGGTCGCCAAGACAGAAAGGTGGAACCAAGAGTTCCCATTTCGGCTCGTATGGTGGCCGATTTAATCGAAACGGTGGGTCCTGACCGTGTCCTGACAATGGACCTTCATGCTGACCAAATCCAAGGTTTTTTCCGAATTCCCGTGGACCATTTGTATTTTTCACCAGTTCTTGCTGAGTACATCAACTCACTTGGAATGGATGATCTTGTGATTGTATCCCCTGATTCTGGGGGAGCGGAACGTGCTCGTAATTTTGGGAAAAAAGTAAACGGGTCTCTTGCCATCATCGACAAACGGAGACCCAAAGCAAATGAGTCAGTCGTCATGCATGTGATAGGTGACATCAAAGACAAAAACTGTTTGTTACTTGATGATATGATCGATACTGGTGGAACCATTGCGAAGGCAGCCACTGCCCTCTACGAAAATGGAGCAAAATCGGTATTGTGTTGTGCTTCTCACGGAGTTCTTTCCGGCGAAGCTCCTTCGAAACTCAACGAGGCAAAATTCAATCCGATTGTCCTCTCCAATTCTATTGTCATTCCCGAGAGCAAAAAAATAAATCACTTGAAAACGCTCTCGATCGCCCCACTCTTTGCTAAAGCCATCGAGCGGATTCATAACGAAGAATCAATCTCTAGTCTGTTTTCATAA
- a CDS encoding sugar phosphate nucleotidyltransferase, with protein MNPHNTVTAVILAAGKGTRMKSELPKVAVVLNESPLLLHVLRNIETAGIDRKVVVVGYRKDIVTDIAKSFPGVEFAEQTEQLGTGHAVISAEKQLAPYTGYTIVACGDAPLISSSSFSNLIEHHKSHGYVATVLSAKMENPTGYGRIIRSSDDGSLLRIVEEKDANPEEKAVNEVNTGTYCFNTEDLFGALKQIGNNNAQKEYYLTDVIKIFRNEGKKVGAQTLTNALESHGINSPDDLALAKQYIDNGLVGV; from the coding sequence ATGAACCCACATAATACTGTAACTGCTGTTATTTTGGCGGCGGGGAAAGGAACTCGAATGAAGAGTGAGCTTCCCAAGGTTGCGGTTGTACTGAACGAATCTCCACTTTTACTCCACGTCCTCCGTAATATTGAAACTGCCGGAATAGACCGCAAGGTTGTCGTTGTCGGTTATCGCAAAGACATTGTCACAGACATTGCAAAATCCTTTCCCGGTGTTGAATTTGCAGAACAAACAGAACAACTAGGCACTGGACATGCTGTGATTTCAGCTGAGAAACAACTTGCACCATATACTGGTTACACGATTGTTGCCTGCGGTGATGCACCGCTCATATCATCATCTTCATTTTCCAATCTGATCGAACACCATAAATCCCATGGATATGTCGCCACTGTCCTTTCCGCAAAAATGGAAAATCCAACTGGTTACGGACGGATCATTCGTTCTTCCGATGATGGAAGTCTCTTACGCATCGTAGAAGAAAAAGATGCAAACCCCGAAGAAAAAGCCGTAAATGAAGTGAACACGGGGACCTATTGTTTTAATACAGAAGATCTTTTTGGTGCCTTAAAACAAATTGGAAATAATAACGCACAAAAAGAATATTACCTCACAGACGTGATCAAAATTTTCCGAAACGAAGGGAAAAAGGTTGGAGCACAAACTTTGACCAATGCTTTAGAAAGCCATGGAATCAATTCTCCCGATGATTTGGCTCTTGCGAAACAATATATAGATAATGGGTTGGTTGGAGTATGA
- a CDS encoding 4-(cytidine 5'-diphospho)-2-C-methyl-D-erythritol kinase gives MVLLQTIAHAKINIGLMIPYKREDGLHEIRSVFVPIDFGDPMEIQIKSLPKGIVSRFVFHSTNHLQGYRHSLFEAVSERGDLSQNILTKTFHKLKPYFQEALEIKVQIQKHLPPEGGIGGGSSNAGVLLQHLFPYTNLSRGEQIQFAKSIGADVPFFLQSSACFVTGIGEVMEPIRLAKGFGILAIPPFGLSTGSMYASLQKSLQKPYGSEVWKSLTEDLIRSLHVGDWVYLQNRLENEFEKIAFQTQPLLKELKLGFFESGAIFASLSGSGSCLYGIYPTEEKRNEALPNVSLRFPKMEFRTFSF, from the coding sequence TTGGTTCTTTTGCAAACGATTGCACATGCAAAGATTAACATTGGTTTGATGATTCCTTATAAAAGGGAAGATGGACTCCATGAAATCCGAAGTGTCTTTGTTCCCATTGACTTTGGTGATCCCATGGAAATCCAAATCAAGTCCTTACCAAAAGGAATTGTTTCCAGATTTGTATTCCACTCCACAAACCATTTACAAGGGTATCGCCATTCCCTTTTTGAAGCTGTCTCGGAACGTGGGGACCTTTCCCAAAATATCCTCACCAAAACCTTTCATAAACTGAAACCCTACTTCCAAGAAGCTTTGGAAATCAAGGTCCAAATACAAAAACACCTGCCTCCCGAAGGGGGAATTGGCGGTGGGAGTAGCAATGCGGGTGTTTTATTACAACACCTGTTTCCCTATACGAATCTTTCGCGGGGAGAACAAATTCAATTTGCCAAATCCATCGGCGCGGATGTTCCTTTTTTCCTCCAATCGAGTGCCTGTTTTGTGACTGGGATTGGGGAAGTGATGGAACCCATCCGTTTGGCCAAGGGTTTTGGGATTTTGGCCATCCCTCCCTTTGGATTATCTACCGGTTCTATGTACGCAAGTCTCCAAAAAAGTTTACAAAAACCCTATGGTTCCGAAGTATGGAAATCTCTGACAGAGGATTTAATTCGAAGTCTTCACGTCGGGGATTGGGTTTACCTGCAAAACAGGCTAGAGAACGAGTTTGAAAAAATCGCTTTCCAGACCCAACCCTTACTAAAGGAATTGAAATTAGGGTTCTTTGAGTCGGGAGCAATTTTTGCGTCTCTTTCTGGTTCTGGATCATGTCTTTATGGCATTTATCCGACCGAAGAGAAACGAAACGAAGCCCTTCCCAATGTCTCTCTTAGGTTCCCGAAAATGGAATTTCGAACGTTCTCTTTTTAG
- a CDS encoding helix-turn-helix transcriptional regulator: MNPSTARAASKLNLIRLLASHPEGLSLEEIQGVTGHKSIASLKKDLGELYMIEMYPYSPTDAVDLDFDGDKVKIRLPIAVDSALPLSPKEWAALRSLLLSEKGQGGEIRQSILKKIDSVLPSGEWSPHQKTKKMVQEAIHSKKILTIVYWKRNTKEKETRTLAPWLLLEENDSYLLAYDLKKEGFRSFRLDFILDITITDLEYPNLPETASEFLQGFKQKFETNSDPETNVTLWVTDSASYHLSLKLPLNETGNVKQIQNTTFREFQTPLRDKNWLIQTILGYGPSILVSEPNEIKESIRLHLQSISLSKENKSIET, translated from the coding sequence ATGAACCCTTCTACCGCTCGGGCCGCTTCTAAACTCAATTTAATCCGCCTTCTGGCTTCTCATCCAGAAGGTTTATCATTAGAAGAAATCCAAGGAGTGACCGGGCACAAATCCATCGCCTCTCTCAAAAAAGATTTGGGAGAGTTGTATATGATTGAGATGTATCCCTATTCTCCGACCGATGCTGTAGACTTAGACTTTGATGGGGACAAGGTGAAAATCAGACTCCCCATTGCAGTTGATTCAGCGCTTCCGTTATCACCCAAAGAATGGGCCGCTTTACGATCGTTACTCCTTTCTGAAAAAGGCCAAGGCGGAGAGATCCGGCAATCCATCTTAAAAAAAATTGATTCTGTCTTACCATCTGGCGAATGGTCACCTCATCAAAAAACAAAAAAAATGGTTCAAGAAGCCATTCACTCCAAAAAAATACTAACAATTGTTTATTGGAAACGGAACACAAAAGAAAAAGAAACAAGAACACTTGCTCCTTGGTTATTACTCGAAGAAAATGATTCTTACCTTTTGGCATATGATTTAAAAAAAGAGGGGTTTCGTTCCTTTCGATTGGATTTTATTTTGGATATCACAATCACTGATTTGGAATACCCAAACTTACCTGAAACCGCATCTGAGTTTTTACAAGGGTTCAAACAAAAATTTGAAACAAATTCAGATCCTGAAACGAATGTTACCTTATGGGTCACAGACTCTGCTTCGTATCATTTGAGTTTAAAACTCCCTCTCAATGAAACAGGAAACGTAAAACAAATCCAAAACACAACCTTCCGAGAATTCCAAACTCCCTTGCGAGATAAAAATTGGCTCATCCAAACGATACTTGGATATGGACCTTCCATTCTTGTGTCCGAACCAAATGAAATCAAAGAATCCATCAGACTGCATTTACAATCCATTTCCCTTTCTAAAGAAAACAAGTCGATAGAAACGTAA
- a CDS encoding ACP S-malonyltransferase — protein MTSAKLLTGTLQNSQKFFLQFGGQGSPYLKELVKLYAEPELKEFFETSFQTLGEIAARDGKNPLLSEGLDFKSWIENPDAAPNEDYLARAPISVPGIFMTQIANYVLVSKRGYPTADLMKATGALSGHSQGVIASALVGLGKEGADFLKAYADFLKFVFYLGFNGQKVYPNFQVSEEIVKENEANGDKNPAPMVAVIGYSKDELEDRVKQTNDSLGLKGQDTVFISLYNTPDSMILSALPSSLLAFRKQWKAEMDEKKFKFVYLKTTAPFHCPFMETSLDKFNAEDASVVPFPYTGADLKVPVYSIFDGHNLQKDGNLRDILFKMVLIEPLYWDLAIAPIFNDSAINTIIDFGPSVVSQRLTGGHLKAKNIEKQSLCASNAKELKVILEV, from the coding sequence ATGACTTCGGCAAAACTCCTTACCGGTACCCTCCAAAATTCTCAAAAATTTTTCCTTCAATTCGGAGGACAGGGTTCCCCATACCTCAAAGAACTCGTAAAATTGTATGCAGAACCTGAACTAAAAGAATTTTTCGAAACTAGTTTCCAAACCCTCGGTGAAATCGCCGCTCGTGACGGAAAAAATCCCCTTCTTAGCGAAGGACTCGATTTCAAATCATGGATCGAAAATCCAGATGCGGCACCAAACGAAGATTACCTCGCACGTGCACCCATCTCCGTTCCAGGGATCTTTATGACCCAAATCGCAAACTATGTTTTGGTTTCCAAACGTGGTTATCCAACGGCAGACCTCATGAAAGCAACAGGTGCGTTAAGTGGTCATAGCCAAGGGGTCATTGCTTCTGCCCTCGTGGGACTTGGAAAAGAAGGTGCTGATTTCTTAAAGGCTTACGCTGACTTTTTAAAATTTGTTTTTTATCTTGGGTTCAACGGACAAAAGGTTTACCCTAACTTCCAAGTTTCGGAAGAAATCGTAAAAGAAAACGAAGCCAATGGGGACAAAAACCCAGCACCAATGGTTGCGGTCATTGGTTATTCAAAAGACGAACTCGAAGACAGAGTGAAACAAACAAATGATTCCCTTGGACTGAAAGGCCAAGACACAGTGTTTATCTCTCTTTACAACACTCCTGATTCGATGATCCTTTCAGCTCTACCATCTTCTCTACTCGCATTTCGTAAACAATGGAAAGCAGAGATGGACGAAAAGAAATTTAAGTTTGTCTATTTAAAAACAACGGCTCCTTTCCACTGCCCATTTATGGAAACTTCTCTTGATAAGTTCAATGCAGAAGATGCCTCTGTGGTTCCTTTCCCATACACTGGTGCTGACCTAAAAGTTCCTGTGTATAGCATCTTTGATGGTCACAACTTACAAAAAGATGGAAACCTTCGTGACATCCTTTTCAAAATGGTACTCATTGAACCACTATACTGGGATTTGGCGATTGCTCCTATTTTCAACGACAGTGCCATAAACACCATCATTGATTTTGGACCAAGTGTTGTGAGCCAAAGATTGACTGGTGGGCACCTCAAAGCAAAAAACATCGAAAAACAATCTTTATGCGCATCAAACGCAAAAGAACTAAAGGTGATTCTCGAAGTTTAA
- a CDS encoding sodium:solute symporter family protein, which produces MFVALSPIDTLIVFVFVGFMVVIGVLLKKSMNHSTDFLLAGRKIPSWITGIAFISANISALELLGMSASGAEYGFLTFHFYYLGAIPGMIFLGIFMMPFYYSTKIRSVPEYLRYRFNREAHLVNSLITLLSLALGSGIYLYSLSLVFETLFGWNPHLSILFSALIVLIYTYFGGLSSSIYTEVMQFFLTVIGLFPLVIIGLTKLGGWDGLMQKIPESHKHMWVGLPGGQNELGWDVLSVTVGLGFVLSFSYWTCGFAEVQRAMAAKDFRAARRTPLIGAMFKLFLPFLTVIPGLIALAEYSTEMNGEYNKSFLILLKNFYPSGMLGLGTSALLAAFMAGMSSSVTAMNTIFTYDIYQTYINKDKDDKTYLRIGKQSTMVAVIFAIFTSYIAMQFENIMNYIQLLFSFFNAPLISIFLLGMFWKKASKWSAFYGMLVGTASGLIHYFLYANGYLYYKSDMVSNFYGAIYSGVFCFLVMVVVSLWESEDPNRDLHGLVYEDRDRTNEFWDPRILAWGVILIVLLAGFNIVFA; this is translated from the coding sequence ATGTTTGTTGCTCTAAGCCCTATCGATACCCTCATTGTCTTCGTTTTTGTTGGTTTTATGGTGGTGATTGGGGTGCTTTTGAAAAAATCCATGAACCATTCCACGGATTTTTTACTCGCAGGAAGGAAAATCCCCAGTTGGATCACGGGCATTGCCTTCATTTCGGCCAATATCTCCGCCTTAGAATTGTTAGGGATGAGTGCCAGTGGGGCAGAGTATGGCTTTTTGACGTTTCATTTTTATTACTTAGGTGCGATCCCTGGAATGATTTTTCTTGGGATCTTTATGATGCCGTTTTATTACTCTACAAAGATACGAAGTGTCCCTGAATACCTGAGGTATCGTTTCAATCGAGAGGCGCACTTAGTCAATTCGCTCATCACCTTGTTGTCCCTAGCCCTTGGGTCAGGGATCTACTTGTATTCTTTGTCCTTAGTGTTTGAAACTTTATTTGGTTGGAACCCACACCTTTCCATTCTATTCAGCGCTCTCATTGTTTTGATTTATACTTATTTTGGGGGACTCAGTTCTTCCATTTATACAGAAGTGATGCAGTTTTTTCTGACTGTCATTGGACTTTTCCCATTGGTCATTATCGGTTTAACAAAGTTAGGTGGATGGGATGGTCTGATGCAAAAAATCCCCGAGTCACACAAACATATGTGGGTGGGACTTCCTGGAGGACAAAATGAACTGGGTTGGGATGTCTTAAGTGTCACCGTTGGACTTGGTTTTGTTTTGTCTTTTTCCTATTGGACCTGTGGGTTTGCGGAAGTGCAAAGGGCAATGGCTGCAAAAGATTTTCGTGCGGCACGAAGGACACCTCTTATCGGAGCCATGTTCAAATTATTTTTACCGTTTCTCACAGTGATCCCTGGACTCATCGCACTTGCCGAATATTCCACAGAAATGAATGGAGAGTATAACAAAAGTTTTCTCATCTTACTCAAGAACTTTTATCCATCGGGGATGTTAGGGCTTGGAACGTCGGCACTGCTTGCTGCCTTTATGGCGGGGATGTCAAGTTCTGTCACAGCGATGAATACTATTTTTACTTATGATATTTACCAAACTTATATCAATAAAGATAAAGATGACAAAACCTATTTAAGAATTGGAAAACAAAGTACGATGGTTGCCGTTATATTTGCCATCTTTACCTCTTATATAGCGATGCAATTTGAAAACATCATGAATTACATCCAGTTACTGTTTTCGTTTTTTAATGCCCCACTCATCTCAATTTTTTTACTTGGTATGTTTTGGAAAAAAGCATCCAAATGGAGTGCCTTCTACGGGATGTTAGTGGGGACGGCCAGTGGCCTAATACACTATTTTTTATATGCCAATGGTTATTTGTATTACAAATCAGATATGGTATCCAATTTTTATGGTGCCATTTATTCAGGAGTGTTTTGTTTTTTAGTGATGGTGGTTGTGAGTCTTTGGGAATCAGAAGATCCAAATCGAGACTTACATGGGTTAGTGTATGAAGACAGAGATCGAACCAATGAATTTTGGGACCCTAGGATCCTTGCCTGGGGAGTGATTCTCATTGTCCTTCTTGCAGGGTTTAATATCGTTTTTGCGTAA